In Homo sapiens chromosome 11, GRCh38.p14 Primary Assembly, one DNA window encodes the following:
- the KRTAP5-6 gene encoding keratin-associated protein 5-6, translated as MGCCGCSGGCGSGCGGCGSGCGGCGSSCCVPICCCKPVCCCVPACSCTSCGSCGGSKGCCGSCGGSKGGCGSCGGSKGGCGSCGCSQCSCCKPCYCSSGCGSSCCQSSCCKPCCSQASCCVPICCQCKI; from the coding sequence ATGGGCTGCTGtggctgctctggaggctgtggcTCCGGCTGTGGGGGCTGTGGCTCTGGCTGTGGGGGCTGTGGGTCCAGCTGCTGTGTGCCCATCTGCTGCTGCAAGCCCGTGTGCTGCTGTGTGCCAGCCTGTTCCTGCACCAGCTGTGGCTCTTGTGGGGGCTCCAAGGGGTGCTGTGGCTCTTGTGGGGGCTCCAAAGGGGGCTGTGGCTCTTGTGGGGGCTCCAAGGGAGGCTGTGGCTCTTGTGGCTGCTCCCAGTGCAGTTGCTGCAAGCCCTGCTACTGTTCCTCAGGCTGTGGGTCATCCTGCTGCCAGTCCAGCTGCTGCAAGCCCTGCTGTTCCCAGGCCAGCTGCTGTGTCCCCATTTGCTGCCAGTGCAAAATCTGA